In a genomic window of Erigeron canadensis isolate Cc75 chromosome 5, C_canadensis_v1, whole genome shotgun sequence:
- the LOC122600226 gene encoding golgin candidate 4 isoform X2, translating into MMWRGTTSLAYLKENLNKIALDVHDDDEQQPDHNYSDRRYSLSNGLHSTSEIEQYKEEIKRLQESEAQIKALSVNYAALLKEREDRISRLNDENSSLKKNFDASRSESTKMSGNSPLSKKSRSFGKRVQNGVTSKEDASGNGVARSVQSTNKMGRSSSESNEKELSDIPEENSRSLSTLQSKHEQQIKQLREELDKERGELASLQIIFQEEQKVNKSLQEEHNSLKADKKNMLAEMTKIRDELDRKLSEIRYLQMELNRKENAEANDVAEGLKRIVASLEKDNNDLKMEKNELKVALEVAGKSLSPNANGAHEVSRSFIGKEEMEASLQKLEKDLKETSREKDKALQQLNRLKQHLLEKESEDSEKMDEDSKIIEGLRENNESLRAHIRDLEKSLNQAIAGQEEVKTTNNYELQRSKEVIDDLHKKVASLRSTVDAKNVELLNLQTALGQYYAEIEAKEHLERELASAREESIALSKQLQEAFQQVEKTKQEKESSLEKLIQAERLLAEGKGRVNKLEDDNNKLRRALEQSMTRLNRMSMDSDFSVDRRIVIKLLVTYFQRNHSKEVLDLMVRMLGFSEEEKQRIGLAQQGVGKGVVRGVFGLPGRLVGGILGGAQTENPGNMVSDNQSFADMWVDFLLKEGEEREKRESSQNVDGSREGTSPISTNDALFLAGQRNSEFSTVPLASPDSNPRFSRPIPRYTN; encoded by the exons ATGATGTGGAGGGGCACTACCAGTCTCGCGTATTTAAAAGAAAACCTCAACAAAATCGCTTTGGATGTTCACGACGACGACGAGCAGCAACCGGATCATAACTATTCTGATCGAAGATATTCTCTTTCCAATGGTCTTCATTCAACTTCCGAG ATTGAACAATACAAAGAAGAGATCAAGAGACTTCAGGAATCTGAGGCACAGATCAAGGCACTATCGGTTAATTATGCAGCTTTACTTAAAGAGAGAGAG GATCGTATTTCTCGTCTGAATGATGAAAATAGTTCATTGAAGAAAAACTTTGATGCATCTAGAAGCGAGAGTACAAAAATGTCAGGGAATAGCCCACTATCCAAG AAAAGCCGTTCTTTTGGAAAGAGAGTACAGAATGGTGTCACATCGAAAGAAGATGCATCAGGAAATGGGGTTGCACGCTCAGTACAATCCACCAATAAGATGGGACGTTCGAGCTCCGAAAGCAATGAAAAG GAGCTATCTGATATACCAGAGGAAAACAGCAGGTCTCTCTCAACACTGCAGTCAAAGCATGAgcaacaaataaaacaattacgTGAAGAACTTGACAAAGAACGTGGAGAGCTGGCAAGTTTGCAAATCATATTCCAAG AGGAACAGAAGGTGAACAAATCTTTGCAGGAGGAACATAATTCCTTGAAGGcggataaaaaaaat ATGTTAGCAGAGATGACCAAAATAAGAGATGAGCTGGACAGAAAGTTATCTGAAATAAGATATCTGCAGATGGAGTTGAATAGAAAGgaaaatgcagaagcaaatgaTGTTGCAGAGGGTCTTAAAAGAATAGTCGCATCCTTGGAAAAAGATAACAATGATCTTAAG ATGGAGAAAAATGAACTCAAGGTTGCTTTGGAAGTTGCTGGTAAATCGTTGTCCCCGAATGCTAATGGCGCACACGAG GTATCAAGAAGCTTTATTGGTAAAGAAGAAATGGAGGCTTCCTTGCAAAAGCTGGAGAAAGATTTGAAAGAGACTTCTCGGGAAAAGGACAAAGCCTTACAGCAACTGAATCGCCTTAAGCAACATTTATTAGAAAAG GAGTCTGAAGACTCTGAAAAGATGGATGAGGACAGCAAGATCATTGAAGGACTTCGGGAAAATAATGAAAGTTTAAGGGCACATATAAGAGACTTGGAGAAATCTCTGAATCAGGCAATTGCAGGACAAGAAGAGGTTAAGACCACGAACAACTATGAACTTCAGAGGTCAAAGGAAGTTATTGATGATCTTCATAAAAAAGTGGCCAGCCTTAGGAGCACAGTAGATGCAAAAAATGttgaacttttaaatcttcaaaCTGCTCTTGGTCAGTATTATGCAGAAATAGAAGCCAAG GAACATTTGGAAAGGGAATTGGCTTCTGCAAGAGAAGAATCTATTGCACTTTCTAAACAATTACAG GAAGCATTTCAACAAGTGGAGAAAACAAAGCAGGAAAAGGAGTCGTCATTGGAGAAACTTATACAGGCTGAGAGACTGCTCGCTGAAGGAAAAGGGAGAGTCAATAAGCTAGAGGACGACAATAACAAGTTACGCCGTGCTCTTGAGCAGAGCATGACTAGACTGAACAGAATGTCGATGGACTCTGATTTTTCTGTTGACAG GCGTATTGTGATCAAATTGTTGGTGACTTACTTTCAGAGGAACCACAGTAAAGAG GTTTTGGATCTTATGGTACGCATGCTAGGATTCTCTGAAGAAGAGAAACAGAGAATTGGGCTTGCTCAGCAAGGAGTGGGTAAAGGTGTAGTTCGCGGAGTTTTTGGTCTACCTGGTCGTTTAGTCGGTGGCATTTTAGGAGGAGCCCAAACTGAAAATCCAGGAAATATGGTATCAGATAATCAG TCATTTGCCGATATGTGGGTTGACTTCCTTCTCAAAGAAGGTGAAGAAAGGGAAAAGAGAGAATCCTCACAAAACGTTGATGGATCAAGAGAAGGTACAAGTCCAATTAGCACAAACGATGCTTTGTTCCTGGCAGGACAACGTAATTCAGAATTTTCAACTGTTCCTCTGGCCTCACCAGATAGCAATCCTCGATTCTCAAGACCAATTCCCAGATATACTAATTAG
- the LOC122600226 gene encoding golgin candidate 4 isoform X1: MMWRGTTSLAYLKENLNKIALDVHDDDEQQPDHNYSDRRYSLSNGLHSTSEIEQYKEEIKRLQESEAQIKALSVNYAALLKEREDRISRLNDENSSLKKNFDASRSESTKMSGNSPLSKQKSRSFGKRVQNGVTSKEDASGNGVARSVQSTNKMGRSSSESNEKELSDIPEENSRSLSTLQSKHEQQIKQLREELDKERGELASLQIIFQEEQKVNKSLQEEHNSLKADKKNMLAEMTKIRDELDRKLSEIRYLQMELNRKENAEANDVAEGLKRIVASLEKDNNDLKMEKNELKVALEVAGKSLSPNANGAHEVSRSFIGKEEMEASLQKLEKDLKETSREKDKALQQLNRLKQHLLEKESEDSEKMDEDSKIIEGLRENNESLRAHIRDLEKSLNQAIAGQEEVKTTNNYELQRSKEVIDDLHKKVASLRSTVDAKNVELLNLQTALGQYYAEIEAKEHLERELASAREESIALSKQLQEAFQQVEKTKQEKESSLEKLIQAERLLAEGKGRVNKLEDDNNKLRRALEQSMTRLNRMSMDSDFSVDRRIVIKLLVTYFQRNHSKEVLDLMVRMLGFSEEEKQRIGLAQQGVGKGVVRGVFGLPGRLVGGILGGAQTENPGNMVSDNQSFADMWVDFLLKEGEEREKRESSQNVDGSREGTSPISTNDALFLAGQRNSEFSTVPLASPDSNPRFSRPIPRYTN; encoded by the exons ATGATGTGGAGGGGCACTACCAGTCTCGCGTATTTAAAAGAAAACCTCAACAAAATCGCTTTGGATGTTCACGACGACGACGAGCAGCAACCGGATCATAACTATTCTGATCGAAGATATTCTCTTTCCAATGGTCTTCATTCAACTTCCGAG ATTGAACAATACAAAGAAGAGATCAAGAGACTTCAGGAATCTGAGGCACAGATCAAGGCACTATCGGTTAATTATGCAGCTTTACTTAAAGAGAGAGAG GATCGTATTTCTCGTCTGAATGATGAAAATAGTTCATTGAAGAAAAACTTTGATGCATCTAGAAGCGAGAGTACAAAAATGTCAGGGAATAGCCCACTATCCAAG CAGAAAAGCCGTTCTTTTGGAAAGAGAGTACAGAATGGTGTCACATCGAAAGAAGATGCATCAGGAAATGGGGTTGCACGCTCAGTACAATCCACCAATAAGATGGGACGTTCGAGCTCCGAAAGCAATGAAAAG GAGCTATCTGATATACCAGAGGAAAACAGCAGGTCTCTCTCAACACTGCAGTCAAAGCATGAgcaacaaataaaacaattacgTGAAGAACTTGACAAAGAACGTGGAGAGCTGGCAAGTTTGCAAATCATATTCCAAG AGGAACAGAAGGTGAACAAATCTTTGCAGGAGGAACATAATTCCTTGAAGGcggataaaaaaaat ATGTTAGCAGAGATGACCAAAATAAGAGATGAGCTGGACAGAAAGTTATCTGAAATAAGATATCTGCAGATGGAGTTGAATAGAAAGgaaaatgcagaagcaaatgaTGTTGCAGAGGGTCTTAAAAGAATAGTCGCATCCTTGGAAAAAGATAACAATGATCTTAAG ATGGAGAAAAATGAACTCAAGGTTGCTTTGGAAGTTGCTGGTAAATCGTTGTCCCCGAATGCTAATGGCGCACACGAG GTATCAAGAAGCTTTATTGGTAAAGAAGAAATGGAGGCTTCCTTGCAAAAGCTGGAGAAAGATTTGAAAGAGACTTCTCGGGAAAAGGACAAAGCCTTACAGCAACTGAATCGCCTTAAGCAACATTTATTAGAAAAG GAGTCTGAAGACTCTGAAAAGATGGATGAGGACAGCAAGATCATTGAAGGACTTCGGGAAAATAATGAAAGTTTAAGGGCACATATAAGAGACTTGGAGAAATCTCTGAATCAGGCAATTGCAGGACAAGAAGAGGTTAAGACCACGAACAACTATGAACTTCAGAGGTCAAAGGAAGTTATTGATGATCTTCATAAAAAAGTGGCCAGCCTTAGGAGCACAGTAGATGCAAAAAATGttgaacttttaaatcttcaaaCTGCTCTTGGTCAGTATTATGCAGAAATAGAAGCCAAG GAACATTTGGAAAGGGAATTGGCTTCTGCAAGAGAAGAATCTATTGCACTTTCTAAACAATTACAG GAAGCATTTCAACAAGTGGAGAAAACAAAGCAGGAAAAGGAGTCGTCATTGGAGAAACTTATACAGGCTGAGAGACTGCTCGCTGAAGGAAAAGGGAGAGTCAATAAGCTAGAGGACGACAATAACAAGTTACGCCGTGCTCTTGAGCAGAGCATGACTAGACTGAACAGAATGTCGATGGACTCTGATTTTTCTGTTGACAG GCGTATTGTGATCAAATTGTTGGTGACTTACTTTCAGAGGAACCACAGTAAAGAG GTTTTGGATCTTATGGTACGCATGCTAGGATTCTCTGAAGAAGAGAAACAGAGAATTGGGCTTGCTCAGCAAGGAGTGGGTAAAGGTGTAGTTCGCGGAGTTTTTGGTCTACCTGGTCGTTTAGTCGGTGGCATTTTAGGAGGAGCCCAAACTGAAAATCCAGGAAATATGGTATCAGATAATCAG TCATTTGCCGATATGTGGGTTGACTTCCTTCTCAAAGAAGGTGAAGAAAGGGAAAAGAGAGAATCCTCACAAAACGTTGATGGATCAAGAGAAGGTACAAGTCCAATTAGCACAAACGATGCTTTGTTCCTGGCAGGACAACGTAATTCAGAATTTTCAACTGTTCCTCTGGCCTCACCAGATAGCAATCCTCGATTCTCAAGACCAATTCCCAGATATACTAATTAG